Proteins encoded by one window of Bradyrhizobium sp. B097:
- a CDS encoding response regulator transcription factor codes for MANARKILIVDDDTDLRDTLVEQLSLHEEFEASAVDTGAKGATAAKANSPDLVLMDVGLPDTDGREVVRSLRKGGFKAPIIMLTGHDTDSDTILGLESGANDYVAKPFRFAVLLARIRAQLRQHEASEDAVFSVGPYSFRPGSKMLTGANARKVRLTEKETAILRFLYRAGQMPVSRETLLQEVWGYNSGVTTHTLETHIYRLRQKIEKDAANPEILVTEAGGYKLVP; via the coding sequence ATGGCCAATGCCCGCAAGATCTTGATCGTGGATGACGATACCGATCTGCGCGATACGCTGGTCGAGCAGCTGTCCCTGCACGAGGAATTCGAAGCCTCCGCAGTCGACACCGGCGCCAAGGGCGCCACTGCCGCCAAAGCCAATTCTCCCGATCTGGTCCTGATGGATGTCGGCCTGCCCGACACCGACGGCCGCGAAGTGGTCCGCAGCCTGCGCAAGGGCGGTTTCAAGGCCCCGATCATCATGCTGACCGGCCACGACACCGATTCCGACACCATCCTTGGCCTCGAAAGCGGCGCCAACGACTATGTGGCGAAGCCGTTCCGCTTCGCGGTGCTGCTGGCCCGGATCCGGGCGCAGCTGCGCCAGCACGAGGCCAGCGAGGACGCGGTGTTCTCGGTTGGCCCCTACTCGTTCCGGCCCGGCTCGAAGATGCTCACCGGCGCCAATGCCCGCAAGGTGCGGCTGACCGAAAAGGAAACCGCGATCCTGCGCTTCCTCTACCGCGCCGGCCAGATGCCGGTGTCGCGCGAGACCCTGCTCCAGGAAGTCTGGGGCTATAACTCCGGTGTCACCACCCACACGCTGGAAACCCACATCTACCGCCTCCGCCAGAAGATCGAGAAGGACGCCGCCAACCCCGAAATCCTGGTGACGGAAGCCGGTGGCTACAAGCTGGTGCCGTGA
- a CDS encoding cyclic nucleotide-binding domain-containing protein produces the protein MSIDDDVALLEQVPTMRLLGDSSLRMLAIGSEQRDFNAGEVLFKTGDTADAGYVVQRGTFRVEEGGAEIIAGPGALIGELALIVAMKRPSTATALERGSVIRVARSLFQRVLESDPAAARRLRDELALRTSQLASDILMAGGKLST, from the coding sequence ATGTCGATCGATGATGACGTAGCCCTGCTCGAGCAGGTCCCGACGATGCGTCTGTTGGGCGACAGCTCCTTGCGCATGCTGGCGATCGGCTCCGAGCAACGCGATTTCAACGCAGGCGAGGTGCTGTTCAAGACCGGCGACACGGCCGATGCCGGCTATGTCGTGCAGCGCGGCACGTTCCGGGTCGAGGAAGGCGGCGCCGAGATCATCGCCGGCCCCGGCGCGCTGATCGGCGAGCTCGCATTGATCGTCGCGATGAAGCGGCCCTCGACCGCGACCGCGCTGGAGCGCGGCTCGGTGATCCGCGTCGCGCGCAGCCTGTTCCAGCGCGTGCTGGAAAGCGATCCGGCCGCGGCCCGCCGCCTGCGCGACGAACTCGCGCTGCGGACCAGCCAGCTCGCGAGCGATATCCTGATGGCGGGCGGGAAGCTGAGTACGTAA
- a CDS encoding exodeoxyribonuclease III: MRFSVTTWNINSVRLRIDIVAKFLKSARPDVLCLQETKCIDDAFPLKRFKRLGYEHIALNGQKGYHGVAIVSRLPFETTDIRTFCDKIDSRHISVSFGEKAQLSKPLVLHNFYVPAGGDIPDPALNPKFEHKLQFLDEMKACEPLHPRGDDRHILVGDLNVAPHENDVWSHKQLLKVVSHTPVETEKLLAAQAHGEWFDIARERIPMSEKVYTWWSYRAADWTVGDRGRRLDHIWVSRALKDQVSDFKITRDARSWERPSDHVPVTAVMEV; the protein is encoded by the coding sequence ATGCGGTTCTCCGTCACCACCTGGAACATCAATTCGGTGCGCCTGCGCATCGACATCGTCGCCAAATTCCTGAAGAGCGCGCGGCCGGATGTGCTGTGCCTGCAGGAGACCAAATGCATCGACGATGCGTTTCCGCTGAAGCGCTTCAAGCGGCTCGGCTATGAGCACATCGCGCTGAACGGACAGAAGGGCTATCACGGCGTCGCGATCGTCTCGCGCCTGCCGTTCGAGACCACCGACATCCGGACGTTCTGCGACAAGATCGACTCGCGGCACATCTCGGTTTCCTTCGGCGAGAAAGCGCAGCTTTCAAAACCGCTGGTGCTGCATAATTTCTACGTGCCGGCCGGCGGCGACATTCCCGATCCCGCGCTCAATCCGAAGTTCGAGCACAAGCTGCAATTCCTCGACGAGATGAAGGCTTGCGAGCCCCTGCATCCGCGCGGCGACGACCGTCACATCCTGGTCGGCGACCTCAACGTCGCACCGCACGAGAATGACGTGTGGTCGCACAAGCAGCTGTTGAAGGTGGTCTCGCACACGCCGGTCGAGACCGAGAAGCTGCTCGCGGCCCAGGCGCACGGCGAATGGTTCGACATCGCGCGCGAGCGGATCCCGATGTCGGAAAAGGTCTACACCTGGTGGAGCTATCGCGCCGCGGACTGGACCGTCGGCGACCGCGGCCGCAGGCTCGATCACATCTGGGTCTCGCGCGCGCTGAAGGATCAGGTCAGCGACTTCAAGATCACCCGCGACGCCCGCAGCTGGGAGCGCCCGTCGGATCATGTGCCTGTCACCGCGGTGATGGAGGTTTAG
- a CDS encoding outer membrane lipoprotein carrier protein LolA, which translates to MAKHLIDRGTRTALALLVTAAIAGGAAAQNAPATPKSVANAGPKAAPKAKDAGAQSSADKGPATTGATQAPPDPVIPDPRRNVPANIFQTFDANQKAQAAKVSAYLSSLQTLVGNFVQVGPDGTKTKGDFYIQKPGKLRFEYDNPSTIEVIADGSSVAVRDRRLATQDVYPLSQTPLRYLLSDRIDLMKDTNVVSVTADDVFVSITIEEKQALVGTSRFLLMIGAKDGKLKQWTVTDPQGYDTTVAVYNLDATQKPDPGLFKIDFTTYPGSSPG; encoded by the coding sequence ATGGCAAAACATCTCATTGACCGCGGCACGCGCACTGCGCTGGCTCTTCTCGTCACCGCCGCGATCGCCGGCGGCGCAGCCGCGCAGAATGCGCCGGCGACACCGAAATCCGTGGCCAACGCCGGACCGAAGGCTGCGCCGAAGGCCAAGGATGCCGGCGCGCAGAGCAGTGCGGACAAGGGCCCGGCCACCACGGGCGCCACCCAGGCACCGCCGGACCCGGTGATTCCCGATCCGCGCCGCAACGTGCCCGCCAACATCTTCCAGACCTTCGACGCCAACCAGAAGGCGCAGGCCGCCAAGGTCTCGGCCTATCTGTCGTCGCTGCAAACGCTGGTCGGGAATTTCGTCCAGGTCGGCCCCGACGGCACCAAGACCAAGGGCGATTTCTACATCCAGAAGCCCGGCAAGCTGCGCTTCGAATATGACAATCCCAGCACCATCGAGGTGATCGCCGACGGCTCGTCGGTCGCGGTGCGTGACCGCAGGCTCGCCACCCAAGATGTCTATCCGCTGTCGCAGACCCCGCTGCGCTATCTGCTGTCGGACCGCATCGACCTGATGAAGGACACCAACGTCGTCAGCGTCACCGCCGACGACGTGTTCGTCAGCATCACGATCGAGGAGAAGCAGGCGCTGGTCGGCACCAGCCGCTTCCTGCTGATGATCGGCGCCAAGGACGGCAAGCTCAAGCAGTGGACCGTCACCGATCCGCAGGGCTACGACACCACAGTTGCAGTCTACAATCTCGATGCGACGCAGAAGCCCGATCCGGGGCTGTTCAAGATCGACTTCACGACCTATCCGGGTTCTTCGCCGGGTTAG
- a CDS encoding DNA translocase FtsK, giving the protein MSMPAIERVIPLVGHLPLSLREALARRLRELTGLGLIALSGAITAALMTWSVQDPSLSHATSRAIRNVLGYPGAIGADLLMQILGLGAIMLLLPVAVWGWRMLTHRPFDREALRLGCWILCTVIAAGFASCWPHNTSWPLPTGLGGVVGDALLRAPAVVFGPPGFLYRVVLGLILFVAMAASFLFACGWGAQEQDEELTPISDDDEPFVEDEDNDRSSVSLGWLFHALMSAKARLGWLFTTAYKSLVSSGSQGRSSAAFERQEPNIGGGRAAPSIAPAADDHDEDEAEAFDDEEEEDDEEEAPVARAPRKKAEPKPKKKNSDKFELPSVSVLSAPKASDRQPLSKAELEANSRSLEGVLQDFGVRGEIVKANPGPVVTLYELEPAPGIKSSRVIGLSDDIARSMSALSARVAVVAGRNAIGIELPNAHREKVYLRELLVAKESVDSVAKLPLCLGKTIGGDPVIIDLARTPHMLIAGTTGSGKSVAINTMILSLVYRLRPDQCRLIMVDPKMLELSVYDGIPHLLTPVVTDPKKAVVALKWAVREMEERYKRMAKLGVRNIDGYNARLVEAKAKGEELTRTVHTGFDKESGKAIYEEEKLDLEPLPYIVIIVDEMADLMMVAGKDIEGAVQRLAQMARAAGLHVILATQRPSVDVITGTIKANFPTRIAFQVTSKIDSRTILGEMGAEQLLGQGDMLYMAGGGRISRVHGPFASDEEVEKVVRHLKTQGQPEYLEAVTAEEPTDEDGAVFDATGMGGDGGGDLFTQAVAIVKRDRKASTSYIQRRLQIGYNRAASLMERMELEGIVGPANHAGKREILVGEEEGQF; this is encoded by the coding sequence TTGAGTATGCCAGCGATCGAACGTGTCATCCCCCTGGTCGGCCATCTGCCGCTCTCGTTGCGCGAGGCGCTGGCGCGACGGCTGCGCGAACTCACCGGGCTCGGCCTGATTGCGCTGTCGGGCGCCATCACCGCCGCGCTGATGACCTGGTCGGTGCAGGATCCGTCGCTGAGCCACGCCACCTCGCGCGCGATCCGCAACGTGCTCGGCTATCCCGGCGCGATCGGCGCCGACCTCTTGATGCAGATTCTCGGCCTCGGCGCCATCATGCTGCTGCTGCCGGTGGCGGTGTGGGGCTGGCGGATGCTGACGCATCGCCCGTTCGATCGCGAGGCGCTGCGGCTCGGCTGCTGGATCCTGTGCACGGTGATCGCGGCGGGCTTCGCCAGCTGCTGGCCGCACAATACGTCATGGCCGCTGCCGACCGGGCTCGGCGGCGTGGTCGGCGATGCGCTGCTGCGCGCGCCGGCCGTCGTGTTCGGGCCGCCCGGCTTCCTCTATCGCGTCGTGCTCGGCCTGATCCTGTTTGTCGCGATGGCCGCTAGCTTCCTGTTCGCCTGCGGTTGGGGCGCCCAGGAGCAGGACGAAGAGCTGACGCCGATCTCTGATGACGACGAGCCGTTCGTCGAAGACGAGGACAACGACCGCAGCTCGGTCTCGCTGGGCTGGCTGTTCCACGCGCTGATGAGCGCGAAAGCCCGGCTCGGCTGGCTGTTCACCACCGCCTACAAATCGCTGGTGTCAAGCGGATCGCAGGGCCGCAGCAGTGCGGCGTTCGAGCGCCAGGAGCCCAATATCGGCGGCGGCCGCGCGGCGCCCTCGATCGCGCCCGCGGCTGACGACCACGACGAAGACGAGGCTGAGGCTTTCGACGACGAGGAAGAAGAGGATGACGAGGAGGAAGCTCCCGTCGCCCGCGCCCCGCGCAAGAAGGCCGAGCCGAAGCCGAAGAAGAAGAACTCCGACAAGTTCGAGCTGCCGTCGGTCTCGGTGCTCAGTGCGCCGAAGGCGAGCGATCGCCAGCCGCTGAGCAAGGCCGAGCTCGAAGCCAATTCGCGTTCGCTGGAAGGCGTGCTGCAGGATTTCGGTGTACGCGGCGAGATCGTCAAGGCCAACCCGGGCCCGGTGGTCACGCTGTACGAGCTGGAGCCCGCGCCCGGCATCAAGTCGTCGCGCGTGATCGGATTGTCCGACGACATCGCCCGTTCGATGAGCGCGCTGTCGGCCCGCGTCGCCGTGGTCGCCGGCCGCAATGCGATCGGCATCGAGCTGCCGAACGCGCATCGCGAGAAGGTCTATCTGCGCGAGCTGCTGGTCGCCAAGGAAAGCGTCGATTCGGTTGCGAAGCTGCCGCTGTGCCTCGGCAAGACGATCGGCGGCGATCCCGTCATCATCGACCTCGCGCGCACGCCGCATATGCTGATCGCCGGCACCACCGGCTCCGGCAAATCGGTCGCGATCAACACCATGATCCTGAGCCTGGTCTACCGGCTGCGTCCGGATCAGTGCCGCCTGATCATGGTCGACCCGAAGATGCTCGAACTCTCCGTCTATGACGGCATCCCGCATTTGCTGACGCCCGTCGTCACCGACCCGAAGAAGGCGGTGGTCGCGCTGAAATGGGCGGTGCGCGAGATGGAAGAGCGCTACAAGCGGATGGCCAAGCTCGGCGTGCGCAACATCGACGGCTACAATGCACGCCTCGTCGAAGCCAAGGCCAAGGGCGAAGAGCTGACGCGCACCGTGCACACCGGCTTCGACAAGGAGAGCGGCAAGGCGATCTACGAGGAAGAGAAGCTCGACCTCGAGCCGCTGCCCTACATCGTCATCATCGTCGACGAAATGGCCGACCTGATGATGGTCGCCGGCAAGGACATCGAAGGCGCGGTGCAGCGCCTGGCGCAGATGGCGCGCGCCGCCGGCCTGCACGTGATCCTCGCCACGCAGCGTCCGTCGGTCGACGTCATCACCGGCACGATCAAAGCGAACTTTCCGACCCGCATCGCCTTCCAGGTGACGTCGAAGATCGACAGCCGCACTATTCTGGGCGAGATGGGCGCCGAGCAGCTGCTCGGCCAGGGCGACATGCTCTACATGGCGGGCGGCGGCCGCATCAGCCGCGTGCACGGCCCGTTCGCATCCGACGAGGAAGTCGAGAAGGTGGTGCGTCATCTGAAGACGCAGGGCCAGCCGGAATATCTCGAAGCCGTCACCGCGGAAGAGCCGACCGACGAGGACGGCGCCGTGTTCGATGCCACCGGCATGGGTGGCGACGGCGGCGGCGATCTGTTCACGCAGGCGGTTGCGATCGTCAAGCGCGACCGCAAGGCGTCGACCTCCTACATCCAGCGCCGGCTGCAGATCGGCTACAACCGCGCCGCCTCGCTGATGGAGCGGATGGAACTTGAGGGCATCGTCGGCCCGGCGAATCACGCTGGAAAGCGTGAAATCCTGGTCGGGGAGGAAGAGGGCCAGTTCTGA
- a CDS encoding aminotransferase class I/II-fold pyridoxal phosphate-dependent enzyme yields MAMTASSGVAQGAADATAAGQAERSPFVRTTELLAPYQPAKPLITLSVGEPQHPVPDFVGPVLAKHTAEFGRYPMAKGIEPFRRAVATWLGSRFQLPRPVDPESEVLVLNGSREGLFFAAITAARHVAPRKGRPAILMPNPFYPAYGAGARAAGCEQIHLPTTLANGFLPDLDTIDEATWARTVAFFIASPANPQGSVASRAYFARLKELADRFGFMILSDECYSEIYTREAPGSMLECAGPDFRNVVAFQSLSKRSNLPGMRVGFAAGDRKFLAAFLELRNVAAPQVPVPLQHVAVAAYGDEAHVEENRRLYRIKFDLADQILGSRYGYKRPAGGFCVWLDVSDRGSDDAVTVRLYRDAGVRVIPGSYLAREQNDGSNPGAGYIRLALVSDSESTAEAMHRLVETLG; encoded by the coding sequence ATGGCAATGACCGCCTCATCCGGCGTGGCGCAAGGCGCCGCCGATGCCACAGCCGCCGGCCAGGCCGAGCGCTCCCCATTCGTGCGAACCACCGAACTGCTGGCGCCGTACCAGCCGGCTAAGCCCTTGATTACACTGTCGGTCGGCGAGCCGCAGCATCCCGTGCCTGACTTCGTCGGGCCGGTGCTGGCGAAGCACACCGCAGAGTTCGGCCGCTACCCGATGGCCAAGGGCATCGAGCCGTTCCGCCGCGCGGTCGCGACCTGGCTGGGAAGCCGGTTCCAATTGCCGCGTCCGGTCGATCCGGAGAGCGAAGTGTTGGTGCTGAACGGCAGCCGCGAGGGGCTGTTCTTTGCCGCGATCACAGCCGCGCGCCACGTTGCCCCGCGCAAGGGGCGGCCGGCGATCCTGATGCCGAATCCGTTCTATCCGGCCTATGGCGCCGGCGCGCGCGCGGCGGGTTGCGAGCAGATCCATCTGCCGACCACGCTCGCCAACGGTTTCCTGCCCGACCTTGATACGATCGACGAGGCGACATGGGCCCGCACCGTCGCGTTCTTCATCGCCTCGCCGGCGAACCCGCAAGGGTCGGTCGCATCGCGCGCCTATTTCGCGCGGCTGAAAGAGCTCGCCGACCGCTTCGGCTTCATGATCCTGTCCGACGAGTGCTACTCGGAGATCTACACCCGCGAGGCGCCGGGCAGCATGCTGGAATGCGCCGGGCCCGACTTCCGCAATGTCGTGGCGTTCCAGTCGCTGTCGAAGCGCTCGAACCTGCCGGGCATGCGGGTCGGCTTCGCCGCCGGCGACCGCAAGTTTCTCGCCGCATTCCTTGAGCTGCGCAACGTCGCCGCGCCGCAGGTGCCGGTGCCGCTGCAGCATGTCGCGGTCGCCGCCTATGGCGACGAGGCGCATGTCGAGGAGAACCGCAGGCTCTATCGCATCAAGTTCGATCTTGCCGACCAGATCCTCGGCAGCCGCTACGGCTACAAGCGTCCGGCCGGCGGCTTCTGCGTCTGGCTCGACGTCTCCGACCGCGGCAGCGACGACGCGGTGACCGTCAGGCTCTATCGCGACGCCGGCGTTCGCGTGATTCCGGGCAGCTATCTGGCGCGCGAGCAGAACGACGGTTCCAATCCGGGCGCGGGCTATATCCGCCTTGCGCTGGTCTCCGACAGTGAATCGACGGCCGAGGCGATGCATCGCCTGGTCGAAACCCTGGGTTAA
- a CDS encoding NUDIX domain-containing protein, with translation MIHRRAVRALIIAGKREVLLMRIRPSHGGDCFWIAPGGGIEDGQTPEAALQRELAEELGLVDFEPGPAVWRRHHIFNWGGRRFSQREEYRIVHMDRFAPVMSDKTEVKVLDCFRWWPIADLSRAEERLTPLSLAGILESYLRDGAPSELPDEEVLID, from the coding sequence ATGATCCATCGCCGCGCCGTCAGGGCGCTCATCATCGCGGGCAAGCGCGAGGTCCTGCTGATGCGGATTCGCCCGTCGCACGGCGGCGACTGTTTCTGGATCGCGCCCGGCGGCGGCATCGAAGACGGCCAGACGCCGGAAGCGGCGTTGCAGCGGGAATTGGCCGAGGAATTGGGGCTGGTCGATTTCGAGCCCGGTCCCGCCGTCTGGCGGCGTCATCACATCTTCAACTGGGGCGGCCGGCGGTTCTCCCAGAGGGAAGAATACCGGATCGTCCACATGGATCGATTCGCGCCCGTGATGAGCGACAAGACGGAGGTGAAGGTGCTCGATTGCTTTCGCTGGTGGCCGATCGCCGATCTATCCCGCGCGGAGGAGCGCCTCACGCCGCTGTCGCTCGCCGGCATCCTCGAAAGCTACTTGCGCGACGGCGCGCCAAGCGAGCTGCCGGACGAGGAAGTCCTGATCGACTGA
- a CDS encoding GGDEF domain-containing protein yields the protein MAIRIETHGDVLRRTGKVMVIAAGMTAVMSFTIGMLVFGRDLAAPITVGQMQLFGLTAGVFISIALSGAMSFRAGLLMLELAHTRRELAQISQTDQLTGLLNRRGFDADAAAALERAQADGASVAVLMCDIDHFKSINDRYGHEIGDKVLVEIADVLRQFAIRHGALVARYGGEEFAAVVTGLSHEQTARGAEEIRRDCAARTIFDGVTQLPVTISIGFTLKDSGFDLGNLMRTADQALYAAKRRGRDRVEHARDAA from the coding sequence ATGGCCATCAGGATCGAGACACACGGCGATGTTCTGCGCCGCACCGGCAAGGTGATGGTGATTGCCGCCGGCATGACCGCGGTGATGTCCTTCACCATCGGCATGCTGGTGTTCGGCCGCGATCTGGCTGCGCCGATCACGGTCGGACAGATGCAGCTGTTCGGGCTCACCGCCGGTGTCTTTATCTCGATCGCGCTCAGTGGCGCGATGTCGTTTCGCGCCGGCCTGTTGATGCTGGAGCTCGCGCATACCCGCCGCGAGCTGGCCCAGATCTCGCAGACCGACCAGCTCACCGGCCTGTTGAATCGCCGTGGCTTCGACGCCGATGCCGCCGCGGCGCTTGAACGCGCGCAGGCCGATGGCGCGTCCGTTGCGGTCCTGATGTGCGACATCGATCATTTCAAGTCGATCAACGACCGCTACGGACATGAGATCGGCGACAAGGTGCTGGTCGAGATCGCCGACGTGCTGCGCCAGTTCGCGATCCGGCACGGCGCGCTGGTCGCCCGTTACGGCGGCGAGGAATTCGCAGCCGTCGTGACCGGCCTGAGCCACGAGCAGACGGCGCGCGGCGCCGAGGAAATCCGCCGCGACTGTGCGGCGCGCACGATCTTCGACGGCGTGACCCAGCTGCCGGTGACGATCAGCATCGGCTTCACCTTGAAGGATTCCGGCTTCGACCTCGGCAATTTGATGCGAACCGCCGACCAGGCGCTCTACGCCGCCAAGCGCCGTGGCCGCGATCGCGTCGAGCACGCGCGCGACGCGGCGTGA
- a CDS encoding GFA family protein: protein MKVQGRCYCGNVRYEAEGEPMMAAQCLCRECQYITGGGPNMFMAMPTTGFKYTASQPKQFTRKDLERAVTREFCPECGTHLVTKVPGLPATILKVGTFDDPSVFTPQMTIYTCDKQTFHHLPDGKPSFEKLPAR from the coding sequence ATGAAGGTGCAAGGCAGATGCTATTGCGGCAACGTGCGCTATGAGGCCGAAGGCGAACCGATGATGGCGGCGCAATGCCTGTGCCGCGAATGCCAGTACATCACGGGCGGCGGACCGAACATGTTCATGGCGATGCCGACCACCGGCTTCAAATACACCGCCAGCCAACCCAAGCAGTTCACCCGGAAGGACCTCGAACGCGCCGTGACGCGCGAATTCTGCCCGGAATGCGGCACCCATCTCGTGACCAAGGTGCCCGGCCTGCCCGCCACCATCCTGAAGGTCGGCACCTTCGACGACCCCAGCGTGTTCACCCCGCAGATGACGATCTACACCTGCGACAAGCAGACCTTCCACCATCTGCCCGACGGCAAGCCGTCGTTCGAGAAGCTGCCGGCGCGGTAG
- a CDS encoding ammonium transporter, producing the protein MTFKRPYGAGLAALAVGLFAATAAYAEPTVNKGDNAWMLTSTVLVLLMTIPGLALFYGGLVRSKNMLSVLAQVFYTVCIVTVLWALYGYSLAFTGGSDFIGGFSKAFLMGVTPDSKAATFSVDANISELVYMCFQMTFAAITPALIVGAFAERMKFAAIALFIPIWVTVIYFPIAHMVWYWPGPDAIQDAAKALAAAADGDAKTKAQAALDAINADAGWIFKKGAIDFAGGTVVHINAGIAGLVGALLIGKRTGYGKELMAPHSLTMTMIGASLLWVGWFGFNAGSNLEANGGAALAMTNSFVATAAAALAWMFAEWIIKGHPSLLGALSGAVAGLVAVTPAAGYAGPMGAIVLGLVVGVVCLFFCTVVKNALGYDDSLDVFGVHCVGGIIGALGTGILVNPALGGAGIIDYTAIPPKVADYDFVAQMTSQVWGVCTTLVWSGVGSAILYKIVDVIVGLRANVETEREGLDITEHTERAYNM; encoded by the coding sequence ATGACGTTCAAGCGTCCCTATGGCGCGGGATTGGCGGCCCTCGCAGTCGGCCTCTTTGCCGCGACCGCCGCCTACGCCGAGCCAACCGTCAACAAGGGCGACAACGCCTGGATGCTGACATCGACGGTGCTGGTGCTGTTGATGACCATCCCGGGCCTCGCGCTGTTCTATGGCGGTCTCGTCCGCTCCAAGAACATGCTCTCGGTGCTGGCGCAGGTGTTCTACACCGTCTGCATCGTCACCGTGCTCTGGGCCCTCTACGGCTACAGCCTCGCCTTCACCGGCGGCTCCGACTTCATCGGCGGCTTCTCCAAGGCCTTCCTGATGGGCGTCACGCCGGACTCCAAGGCCGCGACCTTCTCGGTCGACGCCAACATCTCGGAGCTCGTCTATATGTGCTTCCAGATGACCTTCGCGGCGATCACGCCGGCCCTCATCGTCGGCGCCTTTGCCGAGCGGATGAAGTTCGCGGCGATCGCGCTGTTCATCCCGATCTGGGTCACCGTGATCTACTTCCCGATCGCGCACATGGTCTGGTACTGGCCGGGCCCGGACGCGATCCAGGATGCCGCCAAGGCGCTTGCCGCCGCGGCTGACGGCGATGCCAAGACGAAGGCGCAGGCCGCCCTCGACGCGATCAACGCCGATGCCGGCTGGATCTTCAAGAAGGGTGCGATCGACTTCGCCGGCGGCACCGTCGTGCACATCAACGCGGGCATCGCCGGCCTCGTCGGCGCGCTCCTGATCGGCAAGCGCACCGGCTACGGCAAGGAGCTGATGGCTCCGCACTCGCTGACCATGACCATGATCGGCGCCTCGCTGCTCTGGGTCGGCTGGTTCGGCTTCAACGCTGGTTCGAACCTCGAAGCCAATGGCGGCGCTGCGCTCGCCATGACCAACTCCTTCGTGGCCACGGCTGCGGCGGCGCTGGCCTGGATGTTCGCGGAATGGATCATCAAGGGCCATCCCTCGCTGCTCGGCGCGCTCTCGGGCGCGGTCGCGGGCCTCGTCGCGGTGACGCCTGCGGCCGGTTACGCCGGTCCGATGGGTGCCATCGTGCTCGGCCTCGTGGTCGGCGTGGTCTGCCTGTTCTTCTGCACGGTCGTGAAGAACGCGCTCGGCTATGACGACTCGCTCGATGTGTTCGGCGTCCACTGCGTCGGCGGCATCATCGGCGCGCTCGGCACCGGCATCCTGGTCAACCCGGCGCTCGGTGGTGCCGGCATCATCGACTACACTGCGATCCCGCCGAAGGTTGCCGATTACGACTTCGTGGCGCAGATGACCTCGCAGGTCTGGGGCGTCTGCACCACGCTGGTGTGGTCGGGCGTCGGCTCTGCGATCCTCTACAAGATCGTGGACGTGATCGTCGGCCTGCGTGCCAACGTCGAGACCGAGCGTGAAGGCCTCGACATCACCGAGCACACGGAGCGCGCCTACAACATGTGA
- a CDS encoding P-II family nitrogen regulator produces the protein MKIVMAIIKPFKLEEVRDALTAIGVHGLTVTEVKGYGRQKGHTEIYRGAEYAVSFLPKIKIEVAVASDQVDKTIDAITAAAKTGQIGDGKIFVISLEHAVRIRTGEADAAAL, from the coding sequence ATGAAAATTGTTATGGCGATCATTAAGCCATTCAAGCTGGAAGAGGTCCGTGACGCCCTGACCGCCATTGGCGTTCACGGTCTCACGGTGACGGAAGTCAAGGGGTACGGCCGCCAGAAGGGCCATACGGAAATCTATCGCGGCGCCGAATATGCGGTGAGCTTCCTGCCCAAGATCAAGATCGAGGTCGCAGTCGCCTCCGATCAGGTCGACAAGACCATCGACGCCATCACCGCCGCCGCCAAGACCGGACAGATCGGCGACGGCAAGATCTTCGTCATCAGCCTCGAGCACGCCGTGCGCATCCGCACCGGCGAGGCCGATGCCGCGGCCCTCTGA
- a CDS encoding ATP-dependent Clp protease proteolytic subunit has protein sequence MRDMMQLVPMVVEQSSRGERSFDIYSRLLRERIIFLNGEVNDAMSGLVCAQLLFLEADNPNKAINLYINSYGGVVTSGLAMYDTMQFIKAPVHTLCMGTARSMGSFLLMAGEPGHRAALPNASLHVHQPLGGFQGQASDIQIHAAEMQATKRRIIRLYAQHCRRTEADVERTLDRDHFMSAEQALEWGLIDRVFAARDAA, from the coding sequence ATGCGCGACATGATGCAACTCGTCCCGATGGTCGTCGAGCAGTCGTCCCGCGGCGAGCGCTCCTTCGATATCTATTCCAGGCTGCTGCGCGAACGCATCATCTTCCTCAACGGCGAGGTCAATGATGCGATGTCCGGACTGGTCTGCGCGCAGCTTCTGTTCCTCGAGGCTGACAACCCGAACAAGGCGATCAACCTCTACATCAACTCCTATGGCGGCGTGGTCACCAGCGGGCTTGCGATGTACGACACCATGCAGTTCATCAAGGCGCCGGTGCACACGCTGTGCATGGGCACTGCGCGCTCCATGGGGTCGTTCCTGCTGATGGCCGGCGAACCCGGTCATCGCGCCGCGCTCCCGAACGCCAGCCTGCACGTGCATCAGCCGCTCGGCGGCTTCCAGGGCCAGGCCTCCGACATCCAGATCCATGCCGCCGAGATGCAGGCGACCAAGCGGCGCATCATCCGGCTTTATGCGCAGCACTGCCGGCGCACCGAGGCGGACGTGGAACGGACCCTGGACCGCGATCACTTCATGTCGGCGGAGCAGGCGCTCGAATGGGGACTGATCGACAGGGTTTTTGCAGCCCGCGACGCCGCCTAA